From Arcticibacter tournemirensis, one genomic window encodes:
- a CDS encoding tetratricopeptide repeat protein has protein sequence MALFCILSIGCRSQKDTTLNRGLQNLTTRYNILYNANLLLEESLLTIENTYYDDFSQILPIYKDPSEREAPSVAPIIDSAIKKANTIVNEKTQSKYIDDAYYLIAKANYLKANFYDASEFFSYVIKTYPAEKELKLSSLAWKTRALIQLNYLEEAGATIDSALKYLDSSSKQATEVYTSYAQLLIRTGKAPQALEVLGKALDTNPPKKYRIRWTYILAQLQEANNQRDDAFLNYSRIAKSNASFEMAFNAELNRVRMRDEEGNRKNDKIASLRSMLKSDKYLDFSDQIYYRIGDVYLERQQLSEAIMSYQKATKQNTKSQVHKGLSYLKLAEIYFRTGNYTKAKSYYDTTLNTLPPTFHGYDQIRRKSGNLELLADRFRIIAKEDTLQALARMNEADREERIGQLVREQAQKTINESGSPVNPDAFIAAIDNPNIRQKEGKFYFNNSTAISQGFSDFQRKWGSRPPADNWRRSNKTASDVTETVQNQSGTGTLTQNQTPSSPDERRKAYIAEVPLSPQALRLSNERIAAAYYDIAGFYRDEMKDKDEAIRTFQELLKRVPESSYTPAVYYNLYLLYAQTNRQQSDVYRDMLLKQYPETAYAKTVLNPRYGREADEKEAAINQTYNSVYLLYTSRKYPQVIDEISKAERLFGKNKLSPQFAYLKALAAGHIQKLPPFETALQALADTFATDQLIAPIVRQHLEYISSHREEMNSRPTALLEYDPMNIFMEPEPVQSFAANEKRPLTTSPANKPSETVPAGQGQKVETPTTDTAPVKTTTEPKAALPPAMYSLPDSAEYYFVVNVLSPGVNLSPSRFGIGQFNRSKFAGSSIKHQLKTVNNENQLIFVGPFFSRKDVTNYERSILPLINDIMKIASERYNTFVISKRELEKLNTRAMINSYMEFYKNYK, from the coding sequence ATGGCTCTTTTTTGTATTCTGTCCATAGGATGCAGATCACAGAAAGATACTACATTAAACCGTGGCCTTCAGAACCTTACCACACGTTACAATATTCTATACAATGCTAATTTGCTTCTTGAAGAGAGTCTGCTTACTATCGAAAACACATACTATGATGATTTCAGTCAGATATTACCCATATATAAAGACCCCTCTGAAAGGGAGGCCCCTTCTGTAGCTCCCATTATTGATTCGGCGATTAAGAAAGCAAATACCATCGTTAATGAAAAGACTCAAAGTAAATATATTGATGATGCTTACTATCTGATAGCCAAGGCTAACTATTTGAAAGCGAATTTTTACGATGCTTCAGAATTTTTCTCTTACGTAATTAAAACATATCCTGCGGAGAAAGAACTCAAGCTCTCCTCACTGGCATGGAAAACACGGGCGCTAATTCAGCTGAACTATCTTGAAGAAGCAGGAGCTACCATTGACAGTGCGCTCAAGTATCTTGACTCTTCCAGCAAACAGGCAACTGAAGTTTATACGTCTTATGCCCAGCTCCTGATACGAACAGGCAAGGCACCACAAGCACTTGAAGTGCTCGGAAAAGCCCTGGATACAAATCCTCCTAAGAAGTATAGAATACGGTGGACTTATATTCTCGCGCAACTACAGGAAGCTAACAACCAGAGAGACGATGCTTTTTTAAACTACTCCAGGATTGCAAAAAGTAACGCGTCTTTCGAGATGGCATTTAATGCAGAGCTAAACCGGGTCCGCATGAGGGACGAAGAGGGCAACCGTAAAAACGACAAGATAGCCAGCCTTAGATCAATGCTTAAAAGCGACAAATACCTGGATTTCTCAGATCAGATCTATTACCGTATCGGCGACGTTTATCTTGAACGGCAACAACTAAGCGAAGCCATTATGAGCTACCAAAAGGCGACGAAACAAAACACCAAAAGCCAGGTACATAAAGGGTTATCTTATCTGAAACTCGCTGAAATATATTTCAGAACAGGAAACTATACTAAGGCTAAATCTTATTATGATACTACCCTGAACACGCTGCCTCCAACGTTTCATGGATATGACCAGATCAGGCGTAAAAGCGGGAATCTGGAGTTACTTGCCGACCGCTTCCGGATCATTGCAAAAGAAGACACCCTTCAGGCTCTGGCGAGAATGAATGAGGCCGACAGGGAAGAGCGGATCGGGCAGCTTGTCCGTGAGCAGGCTCAAAAAACAATAAATGAATCGGGCTCTCCTGTCAATCCCGACGCCTTTATAGCTGCTATAGACAACCCCAACATTCGGCAGAAGGAAGGAAAGTTTTATTTCAATAACTCAACTGCTATAAGTCAGGGATTCTCAGACTTTCAACGAAAATGGGGAAGCCGGCCACCCGCAGATAATTGGCGAAGAAGTAATAAAACAGCCTCCGACGTTACCGAAACAGTGCAAAACCAGTCGGGCACAGGAACACTCACTCAAAATCAAACCCCTTCTTCACCCGATGAGAGGCGTAAAGCGTACATCGCAGAGGTGCCGCTTAGCCCTCAGGCCCTTCGCCTCTCAAATGAAAGAATCGCCGCGGCATACTACGATATTGCCGGCTTTTACCGCGACGAGATGAAAGACAAAGACGAAGCGATACGTACGTTTCAGGAACTGCTAAAACGTGTTCCCGAAAGTTCCTACACCCCTGCTGTTTATTACAATCTTTACCTCTTGTACGCGCAGACGAACCGCCAGCAGTCAGATGTTTACCGCGACATGCTCCTGAAACAGTACCCTGAAACAGCTTACGCAAAAACTGTTCTCAACCCAAGATATGGACGGGAGGCGGATGAAAAGGAGGCAGCAATCAATCAAACTTATAATTCAGTATACCTTCTTTACACGTCACGGAAATACCCGCAGGTAATAGATGAAATTTCAAAAGCAGAAAGACTTTTCGGAAAAAACAAGCTTTCACCGCAATTTGCCTACCTGAAGGCTCTGGCAGCAGGCCATATTCAAAAACTTCCCCCTTTTGAAACGGCACTTCAGGCGCTGGCCGATACATTCGCTACCGACCAGTTAATCGCTCCGATTGTACGCCAGCACCTTGAATATATCAGCAGTCACAGGGAGGAAATGAATAGCCGGCCTACGGCCCTTCTCGAATACGACCCCATGAATATTTTTATGGAGCCTGAGCCTGTTCAGTCATTCGCCGCAAATGAAAAGCGCCCTCTAACAACATCACCCGCGAATAAACCTTCAGAGACAGTGCCTGCCGGGCAAGGACAAAAGGTTGAAACGCCGACCACAGATACCGCACCAGTTAAAACTACTACTGAGCCTAAAGCGGCCCTGCCACCGGCAATGTACAGCCTGCCTGATTCAGCTGAATACTATTTTGTAGTGAACGTTCTCTCACCCGGTGTTAATTTGAGCCCTTCCCGATTCGGCATAGGCCAGTTTAACCGGTCGAAATTCGCCGGATCTTCAATAAAACATCAATTAAAAACAGTTAATAACGAAAATCAGTTGATATTTGTAGGCCCGTTCTTTAGTCGTAAAGACGTTACTAATTATGAAAGAAGCATTCTTCCGTTAATAAACGATATTATGAAGATAGCTTCCGAAAGATATAATACTTTTGTAATTAGTAAACGGGAACTGGAGAAGTTAAATACCCGTGCGATGATAAACTCGTACATGGAATTTTATAAGAACTACAAATAA
- a CDS encoding AtpZ/AtpI family protein: MADEKSNSTDQNQSSGKKALNSYAYYTSMGFQMIAVIGVFAFIGYKIDEGQASKTPLFTAFFSLAGVFISLYLVIRSVKKNKS, encoded by the coding sequence ATGGCAGACGAGAAGAGTAACAGCACGGACCAAAATCAAAGCAGCGGAAAGAAGGCGCTTAACAGTTATGCCTACTACACCAGTATGGGTTTTCAAATGATTGCTGTGATAGGAGTTTTTGCGTTTATCGGATATAAAATTGATGAGGGGCAGGCTTCGAAAACTCCGCTTTTTACTGCATTCTTCAGTCTTGCGGGGGTTTTCATATCCTTGTATCTGGTTATCCGCTCTGTTAAAAAAAATAAATCTTGA
- the atpB gene encoding F0F1 ATP synthase subunit A, with protein sequence MDFSDIFKLRKTGISAVAALFLFLLNVTDIKAQHQDSDTTFSSAVESDAQIPATEHKEGGHAEGKFDPTSAIMDHIADSHYWHLWGETSLPLPVILITDKGAEVFSSAKFHHGEDAYEGKYYTYKLIEDKIFAVNASGEIDKAASSNVYDFSITKNIAAIWVAVILLVLIFTSVSSAYKKREGKAPKGFQSLIEPIILFVRDDIAIPNIGYKYTKYMPLLLTLFFFIWINNMLGLLPIFPGGANVTGNIFMTFVLAFIVLLVVNFSGNKYYWKHILLPDVPWWLYPIMIPVEIIGVISKPFALMIRLYANISAGHIIVLSLISLIFIFKSLAIAPVSVAFVLFMDVLELLVAFLQAFIFTMLTALFIGTAVDEHHH encoded by the coding sequence ATGGATTTTAGCGATATTTTTAAACTAAGAAAAACAGGGATAAGTGCAGTTGCCGCTCTTTTTTTATTTCTACTTAACGTTACCGACATAAAAGCCCAGCATCAAGACAGCGATACAACCTTTAGTTCTGCTGTTGAAAGTGATGCTCAGATTCCTGCTACCGAACATAAAGAAGGAGGGCATGCGGAGGGTAAATTTGATCCAACTTCAGCTATCATGGATCACATCGCAGATTCACATTACTGGCATCTTTGGGGAGAGACTTCTTTACCACTTCCGGTGATATTGATTACTGACAAAGGGGCGGAGGTTTTCTCATCTGCAAAATTCCATCATGGTGAGGATGCTTATGAAGGCAAGTACTACACATACAAGCTTATAGAAGACAAGATCTTTGCCGTTAATGCTTCGGGAGAGATAGACAAAGCTGCGTCTTCGAATGTATATGATTTTTCAATCACAAAAAATATCGCGGCGATATGGGTTGCCGTTATCCTGCTTGTACTGATATTCACGTCTGTATCCTCTGCTTATAAAAAGCGTGAAGGGAAGGCGCCGAAAGGATTTCAGTCGCTTATTGAGCCGATCATACTTTTTGTACGCGACGATATAGCAATTCCAAACATCGGTTACAAGTACACTAAATACATGCCGTTGTTATTGACGCTGTTCTTTTTCATCTGGATAAACAACATGCTTGGCCTGCTGCCTATCTTCCCGGGAGGAGCCAACGTTACGGGGAATATATTTATGACCTTCGTGCTGGCTTTTATAGTGCTTCTTGTCGTTAATTTTAGTGGTAACAAGTATTACTGGAAACATATCTTATTACCTGATGTACCCTGGTGGCTTTATCCAATCATGATCCCAGTTGAAATAATCGGTGTAATATCAAAGCCGTTTGCATTAATGATTCGTTTGTATGCGAATATTTCTGCGGGGCATATTATTGTACTTAGCTTAATTTCATTGATCTTCATCTTCAAGTCGCTCGCCATAGCGCCTGTCTCAGTCGCATTTGTACTGTTTATGGACGTTCTGGAGCTTCTGGTTGCATTTCTGCAGGCATTTATATTTACGATGCTTACAGCCCTGTTTATAGGGACTGCAGTTGATGAACATCATCATTAA
- the atpE gene encoding ATP synthase F0 subunit C has translation MVGSIAAIGAGLAVIGAGLGIGQVGGKAMEGIARQPEAASKIQTAMIIAAALVEGVALFGVVVALLGNNPQ, from the coding sequence ATGGTAGGTTCAATAGCTGCAATTGGTGCAGGTTTAGCAGTAATCGGTGCTGGTTTAGGTATCGGTCAGGTTGGTGGTAAGGCAATGGAAGGTATTGCACGTCAGCCAGAGGCTGCTTCCAAAATTCAAACTGCTATGATCATCGCAGCGGCCCTTGTAGAAGGTGTTGCTCTGTTCGGTGTGGTAGTAGCCTTGTTGGGTAACAATCCTCAATAA
- a CDS encoding F0F1 ATP synthase subunit B: MGELFEGILNHHLGFVVWSTLAFLLLLVILRKFAWKPILSSINERERSIENALASAEKAKEEMSRLTSQNETLLKEARAERDHILKEAKELKDKIIAEARTSAQAEGTKMIEKAKQEIDSQKTAALNEVKGQVAALSLEIAEKVLRRQFEDHAKQEALVTDLLKEVKLS, from the coding sequence ATGGGAGAATTATTTGAGGGTATACTTAACCACCATTTAGGTTTTGTAGTTTGGTCGACTCTGGCATTCCTTCTGCTTTTGGTTATTTTAAGAAAATTCGCGTGGAAGCCTATCCTGAGTTCTATTAATGAACGCGAGCGTTCCATTGAAAATGCTCTTGCATCAGCTGAAAAGGCCAAGGAGGAAATGAGCAGGTTAACCAGCCAGAACGAAACTTTGCTGAAAGAGGCTCGTGCGGAACGTGACCATATTTTGAAGGAAGCAAAGGAGCTCAAAGATAAAATCATTGCTGAAGCCAGAACGAGTGCTCAAGCTGAAGGCACTAAGATGATTGAAAAGGCAAAACAGGAAATAGACAGTCAGAAAACGGCCGCCCTGAACGAAGTAAAAGGTCAGGTAGCTGCGTTATCGCTTGAGATCGCTGAGAAGGTATTACGCCGCCAGTTTGAAGATCATGCTAAACAGGAAGCACTGGTTACTGATTTGTTAAAAGAAGTAAAATTGAGTTAA
- the atpH gene encoding ATP synthase F1 subunit delta, whose translation MSEIQVASRYAKSLIDLAEEQKALEPIKADIDSFLRVVKMNSQLAAILRNPIISPDKKLSILNELFGKTFHKVVLSFFRIVVNKGRSEVLYATAREFVNEYNLRKGIIKATVTSAAPLSESNRNQIVQAVTEATKCQVILDAKVDKDLIGGFVLTVGDKQYDATILNSLNKLRKDFSQKVSV comes from the coding sequence ATGTCTGAAATACAAGTAGCATCAAGATACGCTAAGTCATTAATAGATCTGGCTGAAGAGCAAAAGGCGCTTGAGCCTATTAAAGCTGATATCGATTCGTTTCTCCGTGTTGTGAAAATGAACTCGCAATTAGCTGCTATTCTCAGAAACCCTATTATCAGTCCTGATAAAAAACTTTCTATTCTGAATGAGCTGTTTGGAAAAACATTTCATAAAGTGGTTTTATCATTTTTCAGGATAGTAGTGAACAAAGGTCGTTCTGAAGTTCTTTACGCAACCGCAAGGGAGTTTGTAAATGAGTATAACCTGCGTAAAGGGATCATTAAGGCAACGGTAACTTCTGCCGCTCCTCTAAGTGAGTCGAACAGAAACCAAATCGTGCAGGCGGTTACAGAGGCTACCAAGTGTCAGGTAATTCTTGATGCGAAGGTGGATAAAGACCTGATAGGAGGCTTTGTACTCACGGTTGGCGACAAGCAGTATGATGCTACTATCCTGAACAGCTTGAACAAACTAAGGAAAGATTTCTCGCAGAAAGTGTCTGTTTAA
- the atpA gene encoding F0F1 ATP synthase subunit alpha: MVEVRPDEVSAILREQLSGFKSEAELEEVGTVLQVGDGIARVYGLTKVQSGELVEFDNGLQGVVLNLEEDNVGVVLLGPADEVKEGDTIKRTKRIASIRVGEGMLGRVVNTLGQPIDGKGPITGETYEMPIERKAPGVIYRQPVNEPLQTGIKAIDAMIPIGRGQRELVIGDRQTGKTAVCIDTIINQKEFHAAGKPVYCIYVAIGQKNSTVANIVRTLEENGAMPYSIIVAASAADPAPMQFFAPFAGAAIGEFFRDTGRPALIIYDDLSKQAVAYREVSLLLRRPPGREAYPGDVFYLHSRLLERAARVTSADNIARQMNDLPDSIKHLVKGGGSLTALPIIETQAGDVSAYIPTNVISITDGQIFLESNLFNAGVRPAINVGISVSRVGGNAQIKSMKKVAGTLKLDQAQYRELEAFSKFGSDLDAATKSVLDKGARNVEILKQGQFSPVTVEKQVAIIYAGTKGLLRQVPVNKVKQFEAEYTQQLEVRHPEVLQALKAGKFDDSITGVLETVAKELAANY; encoded by the coding sequence ATGGTAGAGGTAAGACCAGATGAAGTTTCGGCGATATTGCGTGAGCAGTTGTCGGGCTTTAAATCAGAGGCCGAACTTGAAGAAGTAGGTACCGTGTTACAGGTGGGCGATGGTATTGCCCGGGTATACGGCCTCACCAAAGTTCAATCAGGCGAGCTGGTTGAATTTGATAACGGACTACAAGGCGTGGTATTGAACCTTGAAGAGGATAACGTGGGTGTGGTTTTATTAGGCCCTGCTGATGAGGTTAAAGAAGGTGACACCATCAAGCGTACTAAGAGAATTGCTTCTATCCGGGTAGGAGAAGGTATGCTTGGCCGTGTTGTAAATACACTGGGACAGCCAATTGATGGTAAAGGTCCGATCACCGGCGAAACATATGAAATGCCGATCGAACGTAAAGCTCCGGGAGTAATTTATCGCCAGCCGGTAAATGAGCCTCTGCAGACTGGTATTAAAGCAATTGACGCAATGATACCGATCGGCCGCGGACAGCGCGAGCTGGTTATCGGCGATCGTCAGACTGGCAAGACTGCTGTTTGTATTGATACCATTATTAACCAGAAAGAGTTTCATGCTGCAGGAAAGCCTGTTTATTGTATTTATGTTGCTATAGGGCAGAAAAACTCTACCGTAGCCAACATTGTACGTACGCTTGAAGAAAACGGTGCTATGCCGTACTCTATAATAGTAGCTGCTTCTGCTGCAGATCCTGCTCCGATGCAGTTCTTTGCTCCGTTTGCCGGCGCTGCTATCGGCGAGTTCTTCCGCGATACCGGACGACCTGCACTTATCATTTATGATGATCTGTCAAAGCAGGCAGTTGCATACCGCGAAGTTTCCTTGTTACTTCGTCGTCCTCCGGGCCGTGAAGCTTATCCGGGTGACGTGTTCTATCTGCACAGCCGCTTGCTCGAAAGAGCAGCAAGAGTCACAAGTGCCGACAATATCGCCCGGCAGATGAATGACCTTCCGGATTCTATTAAGCACCTTGTAAAAGGTGGTGGTTCGCTTACAGCGCTTCCTATTATTGAAACTCAGGCAGGCGACGTATCGGCTTATATCCCGACCAACGTGATCTCTATTACCGATGGTCAGATATTTCTTGAATCTAACCTGTTTAACGCAGGGGTTCGCCCGGCGATTAACGTAGGTATTTCGGTATCCCGCGTAGGGGGAAATGCGCAGATCAAGTCGATGAAGAAAGTAGCAGGTACCTTAAAGCTCGATCAGGCTCAGTACCGCGAGTTGGAGGCCTTCTCTAAATTTGGATCCGACCTTGATGCGGCTACCAAATCGGTACTCGATAAGGGTGCGAGAAATGTGGAGATCCTAAAGCAGGGACAATTCTCACCAGTAACTGTAGAAAAGCAGGTAGCTATAATATATGCTGGTACGAAAGGCCTGTTACGTCAGGTACCTGTGAATAAAGTGAAACAGTTTGAAGCAGAATATACCCAGCAGCTGGAAGTACGTCATCCTGAAGTATTACAGGCACTAAAAGCTGGAAAATTTGATGACAGCATTACCGGCGTACTTGAAACAGTAGCTAAGGAATTGGCAGCAAATTATTAA
- the atpG gene encoding ATP synthase F1 subunit gamma: protein MANLKEVRNRITSVSSTQQITKAMKMVSAAKLKRATNAIVQLRPYANKLRDILGNLSASLEDSSSPYIQEREPVRVLIVAVSSNRGLAGAFNANVIKSVNQLIADKYKEQYQNGNVSIVAIGKKVQDYFERRKYNVIGNNTELYTALTFENVSAVTESIMLGFVNGDYDRVEVVYNHFRNAAVQYLITEQLLPLPRNTEAPDAAKASKVDYILEPSQEEIVNELIPKSIKIQLYKAVLDSHASEHGARMTAMDKATDNAGELIRALKLSYNQARQAAITTELTEIVSGAAALSNG, encoded by the coding sequence ATGGCTAATTTAAAAGAAGTAAGAAACAGGATCACATCTGTAAGTTCGACGCAGCAGATTACAAAAGCCATGAAGATGGTTTCGGCAGCAAAGCTTAAAAGAGCCACAAATGCCATTGTTCAACTGCGACCTTACGCCAACAAACTAAGAGATATACTGGGAAATCTTTCGGCAAGCCTTGAGGATTCGTCGTCCCCGTATATTCAGGAGCGTGAACCTGTAAGAGTGTTGATTGTTGCGGTTTCTTCAAACCGGGGACTTGCTGGTGCTTTTAATGCCAATGTTATTAAGTCGGTTAATCAGTTAATTGCTGATAAATACAAGGAGCAGTATCAGAATGGAAACGTGAGCATTGTAGCAATTGGAAAGAAGGTGCAGGATTATTTCGAACGGCGTAAATACAACGTTATTGGAAATAACACAGAACTATATACTGCACTTACTTTTGAGAATGTTTCTGCTGTTACAGAATCTATCATGCTGGGTTTCGTCAATGGAGATTACGACAGAGTAGAAGTGGTCTATAACCATTTCAGGAATGCGGCAGTTCAATATCTGATCACAGAACAGCTTCTTCCACTGCCCCGCAACACTGAAGCCCCCGACGCCGCAAAAGCTTCGAAGGTTGACTATATCCTTGAGCCTTCGCAGGAGGAGATTGTCAATGAACTGATTCCTAAGTCGATTAAGATTCAGTTATATAAAGCGGTACTAGACTCGCATGCCTCCGAGCATGGAGCCCGAATGACAGCTATGGATAAGGCGACTGATAATGCAGGCGAGTTAATACGCGCTCTTAAACTTTCGTATAACCAGGCTAGACAGGCAGCTATCACTACAGAACTTACTGAAATAGTAAGCGGCGCTGCAGCGCTATCAAACGGATAG
- a CDS encoding SGNH/GDSL hydrolase family protein encodes MKSFLIILILLTGISYSSFAQKEIKYTEASALHITGKLKENAPGFHRLDTAAYPALPPGVKHLLTNAAGIAVTFTTSSTTIWAKWCVSKSKTNENMTAIANKGLDLYVKRDGKWQFAGVGRPSGQCSNYQITKNMEGGTKEFLLYLPLYDELNKLEIGIEEGSELHAGAEPFKKRILIYGSSIVQGASASRPGMAYPARLSRRTGLHFINFGLSGSAKMEKPVADVVAELDADAYILDCVPNSSPEEITERTAYLVRSIRARHPKAPIIIIQSIIREISFIDKQWTSRMKLQNENMRKQYELLQKQGVKDLYFIDAKGLIGDDHEGTTDGTHPNDLGFDRMLQKIEPQIKAILSKYGIV; translated from the coding sequence ATGAAATCTTTTTTAATCATCCTTATTCTGCTGACAGGTATAAGCTATTCATCCTTTGCACAAAAAGAAATCAAGTATACCGAGGCTTCTGCACTTCACATAACCGGAAAATTAAAGGAAAACGCTCCTGGGTTTCATCGCCTTGATACAGCCGCTTATCCGGCCCTACCTCCCGGTGTAAAGCATCTTTTGACAAATGCCGCCGGAATCGCCGTGACCTTTACTACCAGTAGTACGACAATATGGGCCAAATGGTGTGTTTCTAAATCGAAGACTAATGAAAACATGACAGCCATTGCCAATAAAGGTCTTGACTTATATGTAAAACGGGATGGCAAGTGGCAATTTGCTGGTGTAGGCAGACCTTCTGGTCAGTGCTCAAACTATCAGATCACCAAAAACATGGAAGGTGGAACAAAAGAATTCCTCCTTTATCTCCCACTATATGACGAACTGAACAAACTGGAAATTGGAATCGAAGAAGGATCTGAGCTCCACGCTGGGGCTGAGCCGTTTAAAAAGCGAATCCTGATCTATGGATCGAGCATTGTTCAGGGCGCTTCAGCAAGTCGGCCAGGCATGGCTTATCCAGCCCGACTATCGCGACGTACCGGTCTTCATTTTATAAACTTTGGGCTTTCCGGAAGCGCTAAAATGGAAAAACCTGTCGCTGATGTGGTGGCAGAACTCGATGCTGATGCTTATATCCTCGACTGTGTGCCCAACTCTTCTCCGGAGGAGATCACAGAAAGAACGGCCTACCTGGTCCGAAGCATCAGAGCCAGGCATCCCAAAGCTCCAATCATCATAATTCAAAGCATTATCAGGGAAATCAGTTTCATTGATAAGCAGTGGACATCCCGCATGAAACTTCAAAACGAAAATATGCGGAAGCAATACGAGCTGTTGCAAAAACAGGGGGTAAAAGACCTTTACTTTATCGACGCCAAAGGGCTCATTGGTGATGACCACGAAGGTACCACTGACGGTACTCATCCGAACGACCTGGGTTTCGATCGTATGCTGCAAAAAATAGAGCCCCAAATAAAAGCTATCCTCAGTAAATACGGCATTGTCTGA
- a CDS encoding aldo/keto reductase — MEYRKLGESDLELSVITFGSWAAGGWMWGGTERSDAVDAIKASYDLGVTSIDTAPVYGQGLSEEIVGEAIKGLPRDKVQILTKYGMRWDLEKGSLAFKSKNNDGQDIDIYKYAGKESIIEECESSLRRLGTDYIDLYQIHWPDVTTPIEESMEAVQRLIEQGKVRYAGVCNYDAEQMKTAESAIRLASNQVPYSMVNRGIEEVVVPYCLANKKAVLAYSPLERGLLTGKIKPGHHFQEGDHRAQHKYFSEDNVKRVNVFLDKLRPMALDKGASLGQLVLRWTIEKPGITVALVGARNAEQAVQNAKAVDVKLSAEELSFISRELLAIGI; from the coding sequence ATGGAATACAGGAAATTAGGCGAATCTGACCTTGAGCTCTCCGTGATAACTTTTGGTTCGTGGGCTGCGGGAGGATGGATGTGGGGAGGTACTGAACGCTCAGATGCTGTGGATGCAATTAAAGCTTCTTATGATCTGGGAGTAACTTCAATTGACACAGCGCCAGTATATGGGCAGGGGTTAAGCGAAGAAATTGTAGGCGAAGCAATCAAGGGGCTACCCCGTGATAAGGTGCAAATACTCACCAAATACGGAATGCGATGGGATCTGGAAAAAGGGAGCCTTGCCTTTAAAAGCAAAAATAACGACGGGCAGGATATTGATATCTACAAATATGCTGGCAAGGAGAGTATAATTGAAGAATGTGAGAGCAGTCTGAGAAGGCTTGGAACTGATTATATAGATCTATATCAGATACACTGGCCTGATGTAACGACTCCGATCGAAGAAAGTATGGAAGCGGTGCAGCGACTGATTGAGCAAGGGAAGGTAAGGTACGCCGGCGTCTGCAATTATGATGCTGAACAGATGAAAACTGCTGAAAGTGCAATCCGTCTTGCTTCTAATCAGGTTCCCTATAGTATGGTAAACCGGGGGATAGAGGAGGTTGTTGTTCCATACTGCCTGGCTAATAAAAAGGCAGTTTTAGCTTACAGTCCCCTTGAGAGAGGCTTGTTAACCGGAAAGATAAAGCCGGGGCACCACTTTCAGGAGGGCGACCACCGGGCTCAGCATAAATATTTTAGTGAAGATAATGTAAAACGGGTGAATGTTTTTCTCGACAAACTACGGCCTATGGCTTTAGATAAGGGTGCATCGTTGGGCCAGTTGGTTCTGCGATGGACTATCGAGAAGCCCGGGATCACTGTTGCACTCGTAGGTGCCCGGAACGCGGAGCAAGCCGTTCAGAACGCCAAAGCTGTTGATGTGAAATTAAGCGCCGAAGAGCTCTCCTTTATCAGTCGGGAATTGTTGGCAATTGGCATTTAG
- a CDS encoding DUF6496 domain-containing protein gives MAKYSEKSQEKVQEAMHEMKEGKLKTGTGKKVTNPKQAVAIGLSEAREEGAKVPKKK, from the coding sequence ATGGCAAAATATTCAGAGAAATCTCAGGAGAAGGTGCAGGAAGCAATGCATGAGATGAAAGAAGGAAAGCTAAAGACCGGCACAGGCAAGAAAGTAACTAACCCCAAACAAGCAGTTGCTATCGGACTATCTGAAGCGCGTGAAGAAGGCGCCAAAGTACCGAAAAAGAAATAG